A region of the Cryptococcus deuterogattii R265 chromosome 1, complete sequence genome:
AGGCCAATTTCTGAGCGTTTGCTGACTGCAGGCTAGGCAAATACACTCTCGGTCTTGGACAAAAATACATGGCTTTCACGGATGACAAGTAGGATaccgtcttcttcgatgACTGAACGAGGGTACCTGACCGAATATGACAGGGAGGACATCAACTCTCTTGCCCTGACTGTCGTTTCGAACCTTTTGAAGAAGTACAACATCGATCCTCGTTCAATCGGTCGTCTCGACGTCGGTACAGAGACAATCATTGACAAGTCGAAATCTACTAAAACCCTCTTGATGGACCTCTTTGCTGCTTCCGGCAACACTGATATCGAGGGTATCGACTCCAAGAACGCTTGTTATGGCTCAACGGCCGCCTTGTTCAACACAGTCAACTGGATCCAGTCTGAAAGCTGGGACGGCAGGAATGCGATAGTTATGTGCGGTGACATTGCCATTTACAAGGAGGGAAGTGCAAGGCCTGTCGGCGGTATGGGTGCTTGTGCCATGTTGATCGGCCCCGATGCGCCCTTGGTGCTTGAACGTGAGCGGCAGAAATTTGTGTAAAAGGTCAAGTCGCTGACCGAGTCATGCAGCTGTTCACGGTACTTATATTGCCAACACTTGGGACTTTTACAAGCCTGACCTCACTGCTGAATACGTTGGTCTATTTACTTACATTCTCATTTCTTGCCCAAGCTGACAGTCCAAAGCCCACCGTTGATGGTCCTTGGACTATTGCCGCTTACCTCGGTGCTCTTGACAACGCTTACTCTACCTATATCGACAAGGCCGAAAAGTCTCGCGCTCGAGCCGCCAAGAAGCTTTCTCTCAGCAATGTATCCGCCAAGGCGTCAGAAATTGCCGATGCTGCTGACAAGTTTGTCAACGGTATTAATGGCGACATTGAGGGTGCTGGTCTGAATGGCAACGGCCATGCAAATGGCGAAAACAGGGATCAGGGAATTGCGGCATTTGACTATGTCTGCTTGCACAGGTGAGTAGGACatatggatgaaggatAAATTTGACGTTTTATAGTCCCTACGGAAAGCTTGTCCAAAAAGGACACGCTCGTTTGTTCTACAACGTGAGTATATCATGGCCACCCCATGGACGCCCCGATTGACTCTTCATAGGACTACTTGCgcaacccttcttccccgtTATTCGCCAACGTTCCCGAGTCTATCCAATCCTTGGATAAGACAAAAACATACACCGACAAGACTGTTGAAAAGGCCTTTATCGGTGTCGCCGCTGAACACTACAAGTCGGCCGTTGTGCCTGGCTCCGACTGCGTTGCGAGATGTGGTAATATGTACACTGCGTCATTGTACGGCGCACTGGCTAGTGTGATTGCCAACAATCCTGAAGGCATTGAAGTTGGCAAGCGAATCGGCATGTATGCATTTGGTTCCGGGTGTGCGGcgtccttctttgccttaCGGGTTGCCGGCTCTACTAAGGAGATTGCGGAGAAGATGcagttgaaggagaggctGGCGAGCATGAATGTGAGGTCTTGTCAGGAATATGTGGATGCCCTTAAGGTGAGTTCGAGATGCTGTACCAAGGAAGTAACGCTGACTGTCATTACAGCTTCGAGAAGAGAACCACAATGCTGTCAAGTACACGCCCCAGGGATCCCTGGACAACATCTGGCCCGATGCATACTATTTGGAGGGTGTGGATGAATTGTACAGGCGAACATATTTGCAAAAGTAGATATATTAAGCTCAGCGGAGTATGTAGCTTAGTACATAGACTGAATGAATGTGATGTAGCGAATTGTTTGACGTACGCCGCCGTGTGGGAGGATGAGTTTATTATTTGTTGGTATCATCGTCCGGTGACTGACTgctttccatttttgttATGCTCCCATCTTcgttttcctctttccttcttttctcagttttattcttttcctttattCCTTCCCACCATTGTATTCCACAGTAGAGCCCAACAATTATTCGTACCCGCTCCACCACCCACGAACGTGTAACAGGCCTGTCACGTTACATCCACTCCGCACACACCTGCACGCCTTGGCCCGGTGACAACTTCCTATACACAACCAGTCCTTCGTGCGTTTACAATTTTGAATtctatctctctctccgGGTGCAGAGAATACAGTCGTGCCACATACTGACACTCCTGCTCACAGACTGCCTGGCATGACTTTGCCTATCAGTACGCAAGCCACACTCACTTCCACTACAGGTATATATGCGTGACACACTCCTTCGCGTCACACCGCTAACGTCTCGCAGCTCAACACTGGCACTGCTAAATCAACACAACTCTACATATGCCCTCCTATCCTCATTCGTCCCCAAACAAACATGTCCCGTTTCACCCTACCGtccactctccttcccGTCCGCAGTACTCTCACTTCACACACTCTCGATCTCTGAACCAATCCTCAACCCCAACCCCCCCATCAGAGTCATCCAAGAAGAACGTGGGATTCATTGGTAGCACTGCGGCGGCAAGCGAAAGTCTCGGGGTGTCTCCGAGCTCGCACCGCAGGAtgagcaaggaaaagcaacGCGAGCTACCTAGGCATAAAGAGAAGGAACGTTCGTTGCAAGAAGTGGGGGAAGTCGGCAGTGCGACAATCAGTCTTCGGGTTGGAGCTGTagaagatttggaagaagatgatgatgatgatggcgaaTACTCTACTCAACTACCGCAaactcatccttcatccttgccACAGTCTCAAAGCTATCCCACACGGCGCTTATCCACATTCACTACCCACCAAAACAAATCTCGTCGTGAGAGAAGCAACTCACTACATACTCTCACCCGCCCCATCTCCCTCGACCGCTCATTTTACCTTCCACATTACTCTCTAGATAAACAGTACTCACTTCCccgaaaggagaagggtaaaGATAAGGATGGCAGAACCCCGAAACTAGAGCTTGGGCTCGGTGACGATTTTAATACATCTTTCGGTGAAGCAATGCGTCTTGGAAATGAGGGCAAAGAGCTGCCTCTTCCTAAAGAGGCTCTCATGATGCTTTCACAAGCCAAAGAACAGATCGGATCGGCCACGAAAACAAAGCAGGGGAGAAAGGGGAGTATGGGGATGGGATTGTTCAAAGAGAGTCATGCGGCTGCAAAGGTTGACTTGAAAAAGATgcctgaagaagaagaggatgatcaTAGCGGCCAAACGTCATCCATCAAGACAAGATCGAGAGCAGAGACGAGAAGCTCGCGTAGCACTCTCGCAAGTGAGCCAACGATTGCCGGGCCATCAATCACACCAACCTCACCTCGACCTGTTTGTGGGGCTGGGCAGAGCAGTGATCGCGACGATATCTCACCCATTGAGCACTCCCCTACTGCTACAAGCGCTGGTTTAGCTTCACCTCAGCAGCACTTCGATGACATTGAAGAGCagtttgatgaagatgacgaaaGCTGGACAACCACGAGCACCGAGTCATTCACTTCGGAacctgaagaggaagatagaCATTGGATGAGTGAAGGAGATTATGGgagcgaagaaagagaagaagaggagaggatgacgGTGCCATTACAACCATTTAGCCATGCTGTTGGAGGCCACAGCAGTATCTACAAGTTCACCAGACGTGCAGTCTGCAAAGTAAGTGGTCTTTGTCAGGACTGCATGTACAAAACTGACCCTAGCATAGCCTCTCGTGAGCCACGAAAACCTGTTCTACGAGGAAGTCGAACGGCTAGCTCCAGCTCTCCTGGCATTTATCCCTCGCTATCTTGGAGTCATGGTAGTGAATTATCGGCGCCAGCGCGCCCCTCAAGAAGGTGGTACTACGCCACTCGACTCACCCTCTGCTGCATCTCCTtatccatcccatccttctaCCCCGGCTGACGCGACGCGCTCGGATAACCACCGACCTATGCTCCAACAAGCTCTTACAGGAGCCACCAACCAATCTCACACGTCAAATTACTCaagggaagatgtggaaaTTCCAGAAGTAGCCTTGGATTTCAATCGACATGTCGTCCCTGATTGGTTATTCAACTGGGAGGAGAAAGGCAAGGGACGAAGTGGTAGACCCTGGGAAACttccgaagaagaagggtcaaGGAGGGCAATGAGACCCTCGTCGGCGAGGTCGCAAGAGTTCATGCGATATGGATCAGGTTCACCTGGAAGCTCGTGGCAGTCCTCTTTTGGGATTTCGCCAAATCTTCGAGCTCCTGCTCTTGCGTCTCCCACATTGTCAAAAGCCATACCAGAACATCAATACGCCGAACCTTTCACTCCTgcaccttctccatcaacatcattgCAGCACCGCCAGGGTCACTTACATCACACAGCCTCTAGCCCTGTCATGCCTTATCGCTTGCAATTCAACAACTCGAGTACTGACTGTCATCCCGGATATAGCTCACCATATCTATTTGGAGGGACCGGATCCACGACGGTAAACACCAAGTTGAAAGATCAC
Encoded here:
- a CDS encoding hydroxymethylglutaryl-CoA synthase; translation: MSQFDIPSRPSNVGIHAIEMYFPKRCISEDELEDFDGVSKGKYTLGLGQKYMAFTDDKEDINSLALTVVSNLLKKYNIDPRSIGRLDVGTETIIDKSKSTKTLLMDLFAASGNTDIEGIDSKNACYGSTAALFNTVNWIQSESWDGRNAIVMCGDIAIYKEGSARPVGGMGACAMLIGPDAPLVLEPVHGTYIANTWDFYKPDLTAEYPTVDGPWTIAAYLGALDNAYSTYIDKAEKSRARAAKKLSLSNVSAKASEIADAADKFVNGINGDIEGAGLNGNGHANGENRDQGIAAFDYVCLHSPYGKLVQKGHARLFYNDYLRNPSSPLFANVPESIQSLDKTKTYTDKTVEKAFIGVAAEHYKSAVVPGSDCVARCGNMYTASLYGALASVIANNPEGIEVGKRIGMYAFGSGCAASFFALRVAGSTKEIAEKMQLKERLASMNVRSCQEYVDALKLREENHNAVKYTPQGSLDNIWPDAYYLEGVDELYRRTYLQK
- a CDS encoding inositol hexaphosphate kinase 1, which produces MPSYPHSSPNKHVPFHPTVHSPSRPQYSHFTHSRSLNQSSTPTPPSESSKKNVGFIGSTAAASESLGVSPSSHRRMSKEKQRELPRHKEKERSLQEVGEVGSATISLRVGAVEDLEEDDDDDGEYSTQLPQTHPSSLPQSQSYPTRRLSTFTTHQNKSRRERSNSLHTLTRPISLDRSFYLPHYSLDKQYSLPRKEKGKDKDGRTPKLELGLGDDFNTSFGEAMRLGNEGKELPLPKEALMMLSQAKEQIGSATKTKQGRKGSMGMGLFKESHAAAKVDLKKMPEEEEDDHSGQTSSIKTRSRAETRSSRSTLASEPTIAGPSITPTSPRPVCGAGQSSDRDDISPIEHSPTATSAGLASPQQHFDDIEEQFDEDDESWTTTSTESFTSEPEEEDRHWMSEGDYGSEEREEEERMTVPLQPFSHAVGGHSSIYKFTRRAVCKPLVSHENLFYEEVERLAPALLAFIPRYLGVMVVNYRRQRAPQEGGTTPLDSPSAASPYPSHPSTPADATRSDNHRPMLQQALTGATNQSHTSNYSREDVEIPEVALDFNRHVVPDWLFNWEEKGKGRSGRPWETSEEEGSRRAMRPSSARSQEFMRYGSGSPGSSWQSSFGISPNLRAPALASPTLSKAIPEHQYAEPFTPAPSPSTSLQHRQGHLHHTASSPVMPYRLQFNNSSTDCHPGYSSPYLFGGTGSTTVNTKLKDHVFATILKKLKRRGVGHKQDDEADDEGDDCSYSVSSRRRGRRQHSGGGSMDLREPPEADEGIRRTRSSGVLTELRNKSTRAQTGRENPRQVREHSAERGMFDMEVEDEPPLEIKRKVKVPLGNGLHPMTAVRADSHSTYLAEDQPSFGPSTSSFAPSSAPSSVTESGRPGQSSSGDPQTVPNSPPVYPDDNPRQELFIFMEDLTGRLKHPCVLDLKMGTRQYGYDATPLKKRSQRKKCDATTSRTLGVRMCGMQVWNNDTQSFVSQNKYVGREIKTPEFTNVIRSYLSDGDRLLIDHIPVIIQKLHDLASIIHQLDGFRFYGCSLLFIYDGDKDTQDTYSRQMNGGKTLDALEEEDEGETAEQAPIQDGKEAWADSDRQLEGSSEKDKVRKSGRSRSLEKSARHSSRSRSRGRSPNQSTNTHQHRKLRGEVNIRVVDFAHTTTGRDFVPFPTDHVDPPNLGKGYDTQFDEATGMVMARFPPKHPGKPDMGFLFGLKNICESLEEIWGAEKGGEEELVAKRNADIFDLVFANGADLST